The following is a genomic window from Trueperaceae bacterium.
ACCGAAGCTTTTCTTCGTGAAAGCGAACGTGCCTGCGCAGGATGGGGTCGTATTTCCGGAGGGAGAGGCGGGAAGGGGTCGTTTGACGGTTTTTCGTCGTGACGTAGCCGTACCCCGTACCGGCCGAGCTACGGAGAACGACCTTGATGCGCG
Proteins encoded in this region:
- the rpmG gene encoding 50S ribosomal protein L33; amino-acid sequence: RIKVVLRSSAGTGYGYVTTKNRQTTPSRLSLRKYDPILRRHVRFHEEKLR